One candidate division WOR-3 bacterium genomic window, TCTCTCCGACAAGTTGCCTGAATGCCTTGAAATGAGTATCATCAAAATCTTTAAGTTTTCTGAATACTCAATAACTTCCGACAGTATTCTGCATGAAAGCTCGTCGATGTTGTGAGCATTTTCAATTATTAAGATATTTTTCCCCGAAAGACTAATGCCTCTCAACACAGCTTTCAAAGACCGAACCGCCCGTGAAATCAATGTTTTATAATCCATGTCTGCAGTTAATACTTTGTGCGTACTTGTCAAAAACATGAAATAATTCACGTCACGTTTTACTTCTTTTAATTCTTTGAAAATTTTTGTATTTTCAGAGTTTTTTGTCTTTCTTAAAATGTCTTTATACTTTTTTTCAAATGATTTCCCGTTGCTTGATTCCTGTGAAAACAAATTATTGAAAAGCTTTGTGACAACGGAAAAATCTATTGCTTCCGACTTTTCTAATTCGACAAAGACCGGATCTTTTATTTTCCTTGTCTCCAAAACTTTCTTTACTAACGTAGATTTCCCCGATCCTTCCTCTCCGTTCATGCAAAGGATCTGAAATTCGCCTTTTTGATAGAAACTTCCGATTTTTGTGGTCAGTTTACGGACAAGTTCCTTCATCCCTATGAATTCATAGGTTTTTAAAATTTCAGGTTTTTTTGAGTTTTTCAAAGACCAAAATTTCACTTTTCCGTTGATGCCTTTGAAATTTTCTTCTCCGACAAAATCGAAAACATACTCTCTTCTGCTGAAATCGCACAATTCCTGGTCCACTAAAATTTCACACTCACCAGCCCTTTCCATAAGTCTCGCGGCGAGGTTTATTTTTTCACCCACGATTACATATTCGGTTTTTTTTTGGTTTCCTATCAGCCCTGTGAAAGACTGTCCCAGGGTCATACCTGTTTTAAAAGAACCTTTCTTTGAAATGCTCAAGGCAAAATCGCACGCCCTTTGAAAAGACCCTTCTTTTCTGATTGGAGCTCCGAAAACTGAAACGCTTATAAAACCTTTGTCTCCTCTGCTGAATCTAGTATAACAATCGAATTTATCTGTGATTTCCGAAATTTTTTTCACAAATTCAATAACTGAATATTCCCCGGAATTCTGAATGAATACTGCAACAACGTCTCTGAATTCGTTTTCAAGATTCTTCTTTCTGAGGACGCGGGAAGAGAATGTTTCATCGTAAAAATCGTTTTTATTTTTTACCAATGATTTTACAATCACATTTTTTTCATACCCCTGTTTGTTTCTGTGATTTTTCATATGTTCTTTAAAAAATGCCTCGAGATTTAATTTGCCGGGGATTGAGTTAGAACCGGTTTTTATGGCTTTTAAAACCGCGTCTCCAGAGCAAAAAAAAGCGTTTTGGAATTTGTTTCTCGCTATAATCCAGTCGATTTTGCCATAGGAAAATCCTGCTCTGGCTGAAATATTAGCGCAAACTTTCTTCAAAAATACAGGTTTAATATTTTTTGTTTTTACAAAAGCCTTTTCAATGTCTACAAAGGCTTTCTCGATATCGCAAAATTCGGCTGGGAATATCGATATAAAGGAGTCGCCTTCAATGCAGGAAACAAAACCTCTGTTGCGGTAAGTCGAATTGAAAAAAGGCGAATAAAACCTGTCGAGTAAATAACTCAACCTCTCCGCTCCTATGCTCCCCATAGCCATAAGGTGTTGCGTTATTCTCGTGAAACCGGCTATGTCGGCATAAAATACTGCTCCCTCAAAACTTCCTGCGTATTCCTTATTTTTCAAGCGGTCTGAAACAAATCCGGGGATTAAAGCGAAAACACCATTGGGTAAATTTTCATTTTTCACCCTTGAATTCTAACCTCGTTCTGACATAATTTCATTATTTTATTGAAAATAGGGATCAAAATGAAATTCAGGGCATTAAGTTAAGAATAGAGATTCCTGATTTTGGAAAGATGAACAGAAAAACCCTTCTCAGATTTATACAACGATTTTTTTACCTGTAAACAATCCGGAAAAACGCTTTATCAAGCTTATTGTTGTGTTGGGACGTCGAAGTCAAAATTAGGGTTGCTAAAACACTCGTGGAGTTTATTTTCGATTCATCCAAACAAAACACCAACCTCCCGTCAAATTCTTTTGAAACATATCTTCCAACCGAACCAGACGAATAATGACCCGATAATGGAAATCAACACCGATCGAAAATTTTCTGCAGGGGAGAAGCGAAAAAGGAAATCGCTCCAAAAAACTGAAGAAATTCAAGGTATCGAAACAGTTGAAAATAACTTCAAAGCGAAATAGTGATAGCCCTCAGGCGACAGCCATCAGAATTATTGCTATAAAACCGGTAAAAAATCTTGTCGCTATTTCATGGTTAAAAAGTTGTGACTTGTCTGTCCAAATATGACAAGTTTTCGAAAAAAATCTTTTTTCCAATTTATGATACTTTTGATGACATTTTCGCTATTTCTCTTATAATATGCTTACACAAGCCAAAGGAGGAACAGTGAAAGTTAAACTGACGTTTTTTTTGGTTTTGGTTTTTTCTTCCCAATTCTCTTTTTCTCAGACGATAATAGACCACAATTGCATGAGTGTTGACGAAATCCCAACTTACTGGATTTCTTATGTCAAAAACAACGCCAAATGGCATTACGCCCACACTTCTCACGGCAGTCAGCTGACGACGGGCTTAGAAGAGCTTGAAATTATAAATGCGGTTTACGCCGTCGATATAGGATGGTGCGCGCTTCCGAATTCACCGGGAGACTTCTGCATCCACGACGGACAGAGGTATGACGATTACGTAACGCCTGAAATGTATTGGCAAACGACAGACGGAATGAATGAAACGCGAGCTGTATTAAACGGCAATTCATCTTTGAATTTTTCCGGATGGGCATGGTGTTGTCAATGCGACCACTACACTGCCGATTCTGTGCAGACATACCTTGACTCAATGAACAGGCTTGAACAACAATACCCCAATGTAACGTTCATATACATGACCGGAAACGCTCAATCGACGGGAGACGACGGGTACAACAGGCATATGAGAAACAACCAGATCAGGCAGTATTGCCAGAACAACGGAAAAATCCTTTTTGATTTCGCTGATATGGATTGTTGGTGGTACAACGACACCACAGAACTGTGGGAACAAAACACTTACTATCACAACAGCCAGTACATACCGGCCGAACATCCGGCTTACTACGGCGACTACAACGGTTCTCACACGGGATACGAAAATTGCCTTCACAAGGGAATGGCTGTCTGGTATATGTTCGCGCTCCTTTCCGGGTGGACTACAGGAGTCGAAGAAATCCCCGGAGAAAACTCTTTGATCTATGAATTGAAAGTGTACCCGAACCCTTTCTCCTCCTTCGTAGACATATCTTTCATAACCTCAAAAAGTGGCTGGGTAGAGGTTTGTATTTCAGATGTGTCCGGTAGAAAAATCATAAATCTTCTGAGAGGCAATCTCGAGGAGGGCAGCTACTCGGTTACTTGGTCGGGTGATGATTTTTCAGGAAAAAACCTTCCATCGGGTATTTATATATACAAAATTACCGGGGGGGATGCTCTGGTCGCTTCCGGTATATTGAAAAAATTTTAACAAAAGAGGATCCCCATACCGGTAACTATATTTTTCCGGTAACGTAACTGACATAAATATTTCTGATCAACTTCATTAGAATCATTTACAGGAGTAAAAACAAAGTGGTATCTACGCTTTGTTTTTTTCCGCAATGAATGTTACAACAGAGTCCCTAATTCCCGTGTAACTCTGCAGGATCTGTTTTTCTTTCGATGATCCGAGAATCGACGAATATCCTCTTTATGACTGGCAGGCCAGTGACTCTCTTATTAGATCGACTTTAAGCTCTCACGGTGTTCAGGCGGTGCTCTTTGTATGCGGAATGCGGGTAGATACAGTCCAAGGGCGGGAATTACTCGAGAATTGGGACTCTGATGGCCGCTTGATAGCCAATCATACTTACTTCCATTTTTATTATAATTCTTCACGAATCACTCCAGAAACCTTTATTCAGGATATTGTCAGGGGCGATTCCGTAATAATTAACTACGGGAACTACACAAAACTGTTCAGGTTTTTTTATCTCAAACAGGGTAACACGAAAGAAAAGATCGACGCAGTTCAGGTTTCTTTAGACAGCACCGTTTACTGGATCGGTCATGTATTGATTGACAATTCAGACTGGTACATCGACAAAAAACTTGAAGAATAACTCTAAGAAAACGCTGAAACGGATCTTTCGGCGTTCAGGGATTTCTATATATCCCACTTTAATGAAAGAGCTTTTTTTACGATCATTTAGCATTCGATTTGACCGGAAGAAGAATACCCCACGTGATTCTGCTTCACCACAACCTCACTTCAGCTCTTTTTCTCGACGATCTGATTCAGAATTTTCTATCCGAAGATTGGGAGATTGTTCCGCCGATGAAAGCTTATCAGGATAGTGTTTATTCAAAAAGGCCCGATATAGTTCCCGTGGGTGAAAGCATTGTCTGGGCTTTGGCGAAAGAGACAGGTCGTTACGAAGAAAGATTGAGGTACCCCGGTGAAGACGGTGCATACAAAAGGACAATATGGATTCACTCGGACTTTGACGCACCACCTGCGGGTTCGGTTTTATGAAGCATTAAAGTGGCCCATGAATATCCGGTCTCCGTCTCATTCCAAAACCGCTTTTATCCTTCTCACTCCTGATGAAGACGATTGTTCTTTTACGATTCTAAACTTACCGATTTCACCTGTATTCTGTACGTGAGGACCTCCGCAGACCTCTTTGGAAAAATCTCCGATTGTGTAGACCTTGACTTTCTCCGAGTATTTATCGCTGAAAAGCGCTATCGCTCCAAGTGATTTGGCTTCTTCAAGGCTCATCATTTCTTGAATGATGGGGAAATTTTTTTCTATAACTCCATTTACTATATCTTCGACTTTATTGATCTCTTCCTCTGTCATTGGTTTCGGGTGTGAAAAATCGAATCTCAACCTTTCCGGAGTTATGTTCGATCCCTTTTGTGCCACGTGATCCCCCAGCACAATTCTAAGAGCTTGATGGAGAAGATGCGTGGCGGTGTGAAGTTTTTTTGTCTGTTCACTCGCGTCAGCCAATCCTCCCTTGAACCTCACTTCACTGCCTGATCTGGATAAATTTTGGTGCTTTTTATATGCTGTTTGAAATCCTTCCAAATCCACTTCAAGCCCTTTTTCGCTTGCCAGCTCTTCTGTCATCTCTAGCGGAAAACCGTAAGTATCGTATAGTCTGAAAGCTATTCTGCCGGGGATTATTTTATTTTCGCTTTTTTCAATGTTCGGAATTATTCTCGAAAATTCAGCCATGCCCCTGTTCAGACAGTGCCCGAATTTTTGTTCTTCTTCGGTTATCTCTTCGACTATGAATTTCTTTCTTTCTGAAAGTTCAGGGTAAACCGGGTTTGTCTCAATTATTCCGTCGGCGAGGATTTCACCGATTCCGCTCTCGATTCCGATCGAAATCGCGTATCTCATGGCTCGTCTTATCAACCTCCTTACAATGTAACCTTGGTCGAGATTTGAAGGTTTAACTCCTAGATCATCGCCTATTATGAAAAATACAGACCTTATGTGGTCTGTTATGATCCTCATGGCTTTAGTGTCTTGTTCGTTCAAACCGTATTTTTTCCCGCTCGCTTTTTCAAGATCTAATATCAGCCCTTGGTATTTTTCTGTTTCGTAGACCGTGGAAAAACCGTTCAAAACCGCCGCGGTTCTTTCAAGCCCCATGCCAGTATCCACGTTTTTTACTTTAAGTGTCTCGTAGGAGTTTTCTGCCGTTTTGTTGTATTGCATGAACACGTCGTTCCATATTTCAAGGTATTTTCCGCAGGGGCAACCGGGCGAACATTTCTGGGAACATGGGGGTTTCAGAGTGTCATAGAACATTTCGGTGTCCGGTCCGCACGGTCCGGTTTTACCTGCGGGTCCCCACCAGTTGTCTTTTTTCGGCAAAAAGAATATGTGGTTTTCTTTGACACCGCAACTCTTCCAGATCTTCGCCGTTTCTTCGTCTCTCTCTGATACTTCGTCGCCCTCAAAAACCGTAAAATACAGCCTGTCGCTGTCCAGAGAAAGCCAGTTGTTCGAAGTAAGAAATTCCCAGCTCATTTTCACGGCTTCTTCCTTGAAATAGTCTCCAAGAGACCAATTGCCGAGCATTTCAAAGAATGTCAGATGCTGTCCGTCTCCGACCTCATCGATATCGCCTGTCCGGATACATTTTTGCCAATTGCACAACCTTTTCCCCGAAGGGTGTTTTTCTCCCACGAGATAGGGCACCAAAGGGTGCATTCCGGCGGTTGTGAAAAGGACTGTAGGGTCGTTTTCGGGAATAAGAGAAGCTCCAGCTATGTGAGAGTGACCGTTGATTTTAAAATAATCGATATAAGCTTTTCTCAGGTCTTCGATTTTCATCTTTTTTCTTTTCCTCCGCTTTCAATAGAATCCGCGTTTGGATTTACCCTGAAAATCCTTTTATCAGGCTCAAAACTCACTCCAAGTTCAGGGTCCATAGGCCTGTTTTCACCGGTAAGGTTTATTCCGCAGTTTGGACAAGTCCTCGGAACTGATCCCGAAAATTCCCAGAGACATTCCGGGCAAATATGCTTGGATCTATCCCTTACAAAATCGACAATTTCATTTGATGTAAGCCAAAAGTCGCTGTTCCTGTCAGCTTCTCCCCTGAAAGCTCTCAACAGGATCGGAGTCAAAACCCTTTCTCCCACCTCTCTGTCTTCTTCTGAAGCGGTTATTACGAGTCTCTTTCCTCTGCTCGTCATGTCTTCGACGAAACCTCCGGAATGACAAGCGTCGAGGAAGATGTAGCTTTCTAGATATTCAGGTATCGCCGCGTTTAACTCGTCGTCGAAAATATCGCCACCATCATCGTCGGCACTGTAGGGACAAATACTCTCGTCAAAACCGTCTTCTTCAAGAGTTCCGCTTGAGAACCGCTTTCTGTCACCGTGTCCGCTAAAAAAGAATACAAATTTATCTCCTGGCATACCTGCGCTGGCAATATTGGAAATGGCGGTTATAATATTATTTTTCGTTGCGTTTTCATCGGCTAGAAAAATTGTGTTTTCAGCTTTTATAATGCCGTTTTTCACCAGTAGGTCGTAAAATTCCAAAGCATCCTGTGTCGCCCTGTTCAGGGAAGCTTCGCCGGGATAACCGCTTATTCCAACTATAACAGCCCACGTTTTTCCCTGGCCATCTCGTGTCTGTACAAAATTATCCTCTATCAGTCTTGAACTTATATCATACCTGCACCGGTCCCCTCTGCCGTATGAATAAACTTCCGCCAAATAATATTCGCCTGGGTTGACCCCAAAAAGAACTGTCTCGTCGGAAGCCATATCGGTTGGATTTTCAGACCCTTCGGACCTTCTGTAAAAACGCCTGCCACTGACGAAAAGGTCGACGTCTCTGTCCCTTGAACTTTCTCCTCTTACTGTCACTGCGGCAGTTCCATTCTCTTCAAAACTCAAACTGTATA contains:
- a CDS encoding T9SS type A sorting domain-containing protein; translated protein: MKVKLTFFLVLVFSSQFSFSQTIIDHNCMSVDEIPTYWISYVKNNAKWHYAHTSHGSQLTTGLEELEIINAVYAVDIGWCALPNSPGDFCIHDGQRYDDYVTPEMYWQTTDGMNETRAVLNGNSSLNFSGWAWCCQCDHYTADSVQTYLDSMNRLEQQYPNVTFIYMTGNAQSTGDDGYNRHMRNNQIRQYCQNNGKILFDFADMDCWWYNDTTELWEQNTYYHNSQYIPAEHPAYYGDYNGSHTGYENCLHKGMAVWYMFALLSGWTTGVEEIPGENSLIYELKVYPNPFSSFVDISFITSKSGWVEVCISDVSGRKIINLLRGNLEEGSYSVTWSGDDFSGKNLPSGIYIYKITGGDALVASGILKKF
- a CDS encoding alanine--tRNA ligase; this translates as MKIEDLRKAYIDYFKINGHSHIAGASLIPENDPTVLFTTAGMHPLVPYLVGEKHPSGKRLCNWQKCIRTGDIDEVGDGQHLTFFEMLGNWSLGDYFKEEAVKMSWEFLTSNNWLSLDSDRLYFTVFEGDEVSERDEETAKIWKSCGVKENHIFFLPKKDNWWGPAGKTGPCGPDTEMFYDTLKPPCSQKCSPGCPCGKYLEIWNDVFMQYNKTAENSYETLKVKNVDTGMGLERTAAVLNGFSTVYETEKYQGLILDLEKASGKKYGLNEQDTKAMRIITDHIRSVFFIIGDDLGVKPSNLDQGYIVRRLIRRAMRYAISIGIESGIGEILADGIIETNPVYPELSERKKFIVEEITEEEQKFGHCLNRGMAEFSRIIPNIEKSENKIIPGRIAFRLYDTYGFPLEMTEELASEKGLEVDLEGFQTAYKKHQNLSRSGSEVRFKGGLADASEQTKKLHTATHLLHQALRIVLGDHVAQKGSNITPERLRFDFSHPKPMTEEEINKVEDIVNGVIEKNFPIIQEMMSLEEAKSLGAIALFSDKYSEKVKVYTIGDFSKEVCGGPHVQNTGEIGKFRIVKEQSSSSGVRRIKAVLE